The Zobellia alginiliquefaciens genome contains a region encoding:
- a CDS encoding GntR family transcriptional regulator, giving the protein MNIFNYIKIDENSRVPKYKQIVDAIIYNISAGNLKMDDKIPSINRFSEEYLLSRDTVEKAYSILRERKVILSIRGKGYYIARTKLISKVNILFLINKLSSYKMRIYNSFIESIGGTSHTNLFIYHCEEDLFLSLLEKNRNAYDYYVIMPHFKTEKLKHISFTPEIIKAIDQIPKEKLIVMDNPISELKGNYIGIYQDFENDIYNALKKGLDKISNYKKLIITYPEKSIYPYPKRILNGFKKFCTEHFIDFEVLDEIYDDMILKKGDLFITISESDLVNLVNQIRNQEFELGNDIGVISYNDTPLKQLLGITCISTDFQVMGETAARMIMDKKKGKVKNPFHFIDRNSI; this is encoded by the coding sequence ATGAATATATTTAACTATATCAAAATAGACGAGAATTCTAGAGTTCCTAAATACAAGCAGATTGTAGATGCTATTATTTATAATATCTCAGCGGGCAATTTAAAGATGGACGACAAGATCCCGTCTATAAATAGGTTTAGTGAAGAGTACCTTTTATCAAGAGATACGGTAGAAAAAGCGTATAGTATTTTAAGGGAACGGAAAGTAATACTATCTATACGAGGTAAAGGATACTACATAGCCCGGACCAAGCTGATATCAAAGGTCAATATTCTTTTTCTTATCAATAAATTGAGTTCGTATAAGATGCGGATCTATAATTCTTTTATAGAGAGTATTGGAGGTACATCGCACACCAATTTGTTCATATATCATTGTGAGGAAGACCTATTTCTTAGTCTGTTAGAGAAAAATAGGAATGCGTATGATTACTATGTTATTATGCCTCATTTTAAGACCGAAAAATTAAAACATATTAGTTTTACTCCTGAAATCATAAAGGCTATAGACCAGATTCCCAAGGAGAAACTGATTGTTATGGACAACCCTATTTCCGAATTAAAGGGGAATTATATTGGTATATATCAAGATTTTGAAAATGATATTTATAATGCGCTTAAAAAAGGATTAGACAAGATATCAAACTACAAAAAATTGATAATTACCTATCCCGAAAAATCTATTTACCCGTATCCTAAAAGGATTTTAAACGGATTTAAGAAATTTTGTACGGAACATTTTATTGATTTTGAAGTGTTGGATGAAATTTATGACGACATGATTTTGAAAAAGGGAGATTTGTTTATAACCATTAGCGAATCGGATTTGGTGAACCTTGTCAATCAAATTCGCAATCAGGAATTTGAACTAGGGAACGATATAGGTGTTATATCGTATAACGATACGCCTTTAAAGCAGCTGTTGGGAATCACGTGCATATCTACAGATTTTCAAGTGATGGGAGAAACCGCGGCCCGTATGATTATGGACAAGAAAAAGGGTAAGGTCAAGAACCCGTTTCATTTTATAGATAGAAACTCCATTTAA
- a CDS encoding hybrid sensor histidine kinase/response regulator transcription factor, producing the protein MRKLLLSCVWLLSILGWHATAQEIKPELDFYKIKDGISQVGIHTITQDNDGFVWIGTHGSGIYRYDGMDYISYKPKDYKSKTFTSNFVYCSYLDAKNRFWVGTNIGLALYDRENDEFRHIPLVNKDNINQGNIGVISLQGDGNGNLYMGTGEQGVFLMDLDTLILEKLPFNNPRSDNYLAVSEIKITDNGTIYAASSGGLLEVDSKNKRVDFALFRDGNRARTITAGLQSLFIDTDGAIWAGSISNGIYKVKLSSENQTPTVENFKVTGNNIFTIAESADGEILLGTENDGLYNLNKNGEVVRHSLFDKNDEKSILSNSVWSLYLDKDSRMWVGFYNRGVVVYDKYYNKFSEIQSIYNKPNSLQISSVTAIVEDDQNRLWIAMEGGGIDVWERSTNTFTHINTGDSAVYKGLTSDYIQTLFIDSQFNIWAGSWDQGLFFLKRGSKQFINYKFPILSDRKGSRAIMSFTEDAKGTVWIGTFNQGLYSFQLKDLNGSNFSDSSFASHQLVNNYINKVVVDAQDTVWVGTTNGLIKMKKDNAGRYEAVIMNHFLQDDPSISYNHYDIVSLFADDNILWAGTRGLGLLRFNISENSALWYDQSNGLSMPNIIGITNDAKGNLWLDGNSGIVRFDRTTKEFTNYTKRDGLVSYDYNKNAVYKDNKGRLYFGGNEGVDYFNPDNINILETPPTVYLKNFKLFNETVLPDNDDSPLNKAFSQTDSITLNSEQSVFTIEYSGISFTRPEENQYAYYLDGYEEDWNYVDEARSATYTNLDAGHYIFKVKAANNDGVWSKTPVTLHIEILPPWWRNNWALFVYFLIILGFLSLLRRFEKKRIIDKQQVENERQKRVREEELHKERIQFFTNVAHEFSSPLTLILNPIKDILSEKDDNYSNRLRLKHLTIYKNTERLIRLINELLDFSKLESDKIKVQASRLNIVPFIKEVSNHFKEEALSNHIDLTVNTENEVIWVWADEGMLEKIVFNLLSNAFKVTPDGGKIVVEIKETDNGIEFKVADTGPGLKEGELEKLFERFYQGEPLNKGYYSGAGIGLELVHSFVKLHKGSVDVKSKLGEGSTFSVILPAGKNHFKASEISITNGKLSSIKPDLVKATIAQESIFPTRTERKAKTLLIVEDDTELRNYLKNEFKGEYKVVVSKNGADGLKLAQEILPDVIITDVIMPEMNGYDFCEAIRSDIKTSHIPVMMLTANAKIDDRISGIERGADVYLVKPFDMKLVRHHLGQLIHSREVIYKKYFKSMGEIQDDASITSLDKAFIEKAINYIHENITSPSLGVESLASHLNLSRSQLYRKTKALTNQTANEFIRNQRLQKAKTLLENGNSDLNDICNLVGFSSTSYFTQRFKDYFGVSPAEIKQENV; encoded by the coding sequence ATGAGAAAACTATTATTATCGTGTGTGTGGCTTCTAAGCATATTAGGCTGGCATGCTACGGCTCAAGAAATAAAACCAGAATTAGATTTTTATAAGATTAAGGATGGAATATCTCAGGTAGGTATACACACCATTACCCAAGATAATGACGGGTTTGTTTGGATAGGAACACATGGGTCGGGCATTTATCGTTATGACGGTATGGATTATATTTCGTACAAGCCCAAAGATTATAAAAGCAAGACGTTTACCAGTAATTTTGTGTACTGCAGTTATTTGGATGCCAAAAATAGGTTCTGGGTAGGTACAAATATAGGTCTTGCGCTCTATGATCGTGAAAATGATGAGTTTCGTCATATTCCTTTGGTAAACAAGGATAATATAAATCAAGGAAATATCGGGGTTATAAGCCTTCAGGGAGATGGTAATGGAAACTTGTATATGGGTACGGGTGAACAAGGTGTTTTTTTGATGGACCTAGATACGCTTATCCTTGAAAAATTGCCTTTTAATAACCCTAGGTCCGATAATTATCTTGCGGTTTCTGAAATTAAAATAACAGATAACGGTACTATTTATGCCGCCAGTAGTGGTGGGCTTCTAGAGGTTGATTCAAAAAATAAGCGTGTTGATTTTGCTTTGTTTAGAGATGGGAACAGGGCACGAACTATTACTGCAGGTCTTCAATCGTTATTTATTGATACGGATGGAGCTATATGGGCGGGGTCTATTTCAAATGGAATTTACAAAGTAAAATTATCCAGTGAAAACCAAACGCCTACAGTTGAGAATTTTAAAGTTACAGGGAATAATATTTTCACCATTGCAGAATCTGCCGATGGTGAAATTTTGCTCGGTACGGAAAATGACGGACTCTACAATTTAAATAAAAACGGAGAGGTTGTTCGGCACTCTCTTTTTGACAAGAATGATGAGAAAAGTATTTTATCCAATTCCGTTTGGTCATTATATCTCGATAAGGACTCAAGAATGTGGGTGGGTTTCTACAATAGAGGTGTTGTGGTATATGATAAATATTACAATAAGTTTAGTGAAATTCAGAGTATCTATAACAAGCCCAACTCTTTACAGATAAGCTCGGTTACGGCTATTGTTGAAGATGACCAAAATAGGTTGTGGATAGCCATGGAAGGCGGAGGAATTGATGTCTGGGAAAGGTCAACCAACACCTTTACTCATATAAATACAGGAGACAGCGCGGTATATAAAGGATTAACCAGTGATTATATTCAGACCTTGTTCATTGATAGTCAGTTTAATATTTGGGCAGGAAGTTGGGACCAAGGCTTGTTTTTTTTAAAGAGGGGTTCAAAACAATTTATCAATTATAAATTTCCGATTCTAAGCGATAGAAAAGGGTCTAGAGCTATCATGAGTTTCACGGAAGATGCAAAGGGCACAGTTTGGATCGGAACATTCAACCAAGGCTTGTATTCTTTTCAACTTAAGGATTTAAACGGATCTAACTTCAGTGATAGTTCTTTTGCATCACATCAACTGGTAAACAATTACATCAATAAGGTTGTAGTTGATGCGCAAGATACCGTTTGGGTAGGAACAACCAATGGCCTTATCAAAATGAAAAAAGATAATGCGGGGAGATACGAAGCGGTTATTATGAATCATTTTTTACAGGACGATCCATCTATTAGTTATAATCATTATGATATTGTATCGCTGTTTGCAGATGATAATATTCTATGGGCTGGGACCAGGGGATTGGGTTTGTTACGGTTTAACATATCGGAGAATTCAGCTCTTTGGTATGATCAATCCAATGGGTTGAGTATGCCTAATATAATTGGGATTACCAATGATGCAAAAGGTAATTTATGGTTAGATGGCAATTCGGGTATTGTTAGGTTTGATAGAACTACAAAAGAGTTTACCAATTACACAAAAAGAGATGGTCTTGTTTCCTATGATTATAACAAGAATGCCGTGTACAAAGACAATAAAGGCAGATTGTATTTTGGGGGAAACGAAGGTGTGGACTATTTCAATCCGGATAACATCAATATTTTGGAAACACCACCTACCGTATATTTAAAAAACTTTAAACTGTTTAATGAAACCGTACTGCCGGACAATGATGACTCTCCTTTGAACAAGGCATTTTCTCAAACGGATAGTATTACATTGAATAGTGAACAGTCCGTATTTACAATAGAATATTCGGGTATTAGTTTTACAAGGCCGGAAGAGAATCAATATGCGTACTATCTAGATGGTTATGAAGAAGATTGGAATTATGTAGATGAAGCCCGTAGTGCAACCTATACAAACCTAGACGCTGGCCATTATATTTTTAAGGTGAAAGCAGCCAATAATGATGGTGTGTGGAGCAAGACCCCGGTAACACTTCACATAGAAATCCTGCCTCCTTGGTGGAGGAATAATTGGGCCTTGTTCGTTTATTTTTTGATTATTCTAGGATTTCTGAGTTTGTTGCGAAGGTTTGAGAAAAAACGAATTATAGATAAGCAGCAAGTTGAAAATGAACGGCAAAAAAGGGTTCGGGAAGAAGAGCTGCATAAAGAAAGAATACAATTCTTTACCAATGTAGCTCATGAATTTAGTTCTCCACTAACATTGATATTAAATCCGATAAAGGATATTTTGAGTGAGAAAGATGATAATTATTCAAACCGCCTAAGGTTAAAACATTTAACGATATATAAAAACACGGAACGCTTAATACGTTTAATAAACGAGTTACTGGATTTTAGTAAACTAGAGTCGGATAAGATTAAAGTTCAAGCAAGCAGGCTGAATATAGTTCCGTTCATAAAAGAGGTATCAAACCATTTTAAAGAAGAAGCACTTTCTAATCATATTGATTTGACAGTGAATACAGAAAATGAGGTGATATGGGTATGGGCGGATGAAGGAATGCTGGAAAAAATTGTTTTTAATTTACTATCCAATGCATTTAAAGTAACCCCTGACGGCGGAAAAATAGTAGTAGAGATAAAAGAAACTGACAATGGTATAGAATTTAAGGTAGCAGATACCGGTCCTGGATTAAAAGAAGGAGAGCTAGAGAAACTTTTTGAAAGGTTTTATCAAGGAGAACCTCTAAACAAAGGATATTATAGCGGAGCAGGAATTGGGTTGGAGCTCGTTCATAGTTTTGTAAAACTTCATAAGGGTAGTGTAGATGTAAAAAGTAAATTAGGTGAAGGGTCAACTTTTAGCGTAATTCTACCCGCTGGTAAGAATCATTTTAAAGCGTCCGAAATTAGTATTACAAACGGAAAGTTGTCATCAATAAAGCCAGACCTCGTAAAAGCTACTATTGCGCAAGAATCTATATTTCCAACTAGAACGGAAAGAAAGGCAAAAACTTTATTAATTGTTGAAGATGATACAGAGCTAAGAAATTATTTAAAGAATGAGTTTAAAGGAGAGTATAAGGTTGTGGTGTCCAAAAATGGAGCCGATGGCTTAAAATTGGCACAGGAAATACTTCCGGATGTAATTATTACAGATGTAATAATGCCAGAAATGAACGGATACGATTTTTGTGAGGCCATAAGATCAGACATTAAAACCAGTCATATTCCAGTAATGATGCTTACAGCAAATGCGAAGATAGACGATAGAATTTCTGGGATAGAGAGAGGCGCAGACGTGTATTTAGTAAAGCCTTTTGATATGAAATTGGTGAGACATCATCTTGGTCAGCTTATTCATAGCAGAGAAGTGATTTATAAAAAGTACTTCAAATCTATGGGGGAGATTCAAGATGATGCCAGTATAACTTCCTTGGACAAAGCATTTATAGAAAAAGCCATTAATTATATTCATGAAAATATTACAAGTCCTTCCCTAGGGGTAGAATCTTTAGCTTCTCATTTAAACCTTAGTAGGAGTCAGTTGTATAGGAAAACAAAGGCACTTACCAATCAGACAGCAAATGAATTTATTAGGAATCAAAGGTTACAGAAAGCGAAGACGCTTCTAGAAAATGGGAATTCAGATTTGAACGATATTTGTAACCTTGTTGGTTTTTCATCTACTTCCTACTTCACACAAAGATTTAAGGATTATTTTGGGGTTTCCCCAGCAGAAATAAAGCAGGAAAACGTTTAA
- a CDS encoding exopolyphosphatase → MKLASIDIGSNAIRLQVVKVYEDEDLVSFKNLQLLRFPLRLGHDVFSQGKITQPTKEKFIKLMSTFKHLIDLYEVEDYYAVATSAMREAGNGKEVSNQIMTEVGMKINTISGKKEATILNKAIKPTLKDRKYVHIDVGGGSTELNLLEGGKLLQSRSFKIGSVRQLTPKERAAVFLSMKEWIQSTSFYKSKNIVGIGTGGNINKLYGLANKASNMAISFAELKALRAYVNEFTYEQRMSILKMNPDRADVIIPASEIYLKVLKEMASDQILVPKVGLKDGLIYELYEQKTHKNLDKIEYLGYF, encoded by the coding sequence ATGAAATTAGCATCAATAGACATAGGTTCTAACGCCATACGACTTCAAGTAGTAAAAGTATATGAAGATGAAGATTTGGTCAGCTTTAAGAATCTACAGTTATTACGATTTCCTTTGCGTTTGGGACACGATGTATTTTCACAGGGAAAAATCACCCAACCCACAAAGGAGAAGTTTATTAAACTCATGAGCACTTTTAAGCATCTTATTGATTTATATGAGGTTGAAGATTACTATGCGGTAGCCACATCTGCCATGAGGGAGGCAGGCAACGGAAAGGAAGTTAGTAACCAAATAATGACGGAGGTGGGAATGAAAATTAATACCATTTCCGGCAAAAAAGAAGCTACAATTCTCAATAAAGCCATAAAACCGACTTTAAAAGATAGAAAGTATGTTCATATAGATGTGGGTGGAGGTAGTACCGAACTGAATTTATTGGAAGGCGGAAAACTTTTACAGAGCAGATCCTTTAAAATTGGATCTGTGCGGCAGTTGACCCCTAAAGAACGTGCGGCAGTTTTTCTCTCCATGAAAGAATGGATACAATCTACAAGCTTTTACAAATCCAAAAACATTGTTGGTATTGGTACCGGAGGAAACATTAACAAACTCTACGGATTAGCCAACAAAGCCTCTAACATGGCCATCTCTTTTGCAGAGTTAAAAGCTTTAAGGGCCTATGTAAACGAGTTCACTTATGAACAACGAATGTCTATTCTTAAAATGAATCCAGATCGTGCAGATGTAATTATTCCCGCTTCGGAAATTTATTTGAAAGTACTAAAGGAAATGGCAAGTGACCAAATTCTGGTACCTAAAGTGGGATTAAAAGATGGCCTAATCTATGAGCTTTACGAACAAAAAACACACAAAAATCTTGACAAAATAGAGTACTTGGGCTACTTCTAA
- a CDS encoding SusC/RagA family TonB-linked outer membrane protein, with the protein MKIKLLVMVVLFFPIALIANDLPQDLITVTGTITEEDTGQPIIGASVLLQGTTKGVMTDFDGNYSIDVPEDGTLIISYIGYAKQTIKVASRTEIDVVMASEASELDEVIVVGYGTQTKESVVGSIAQVSGADLMQSGGVSTVGQALTGRLPGVTTVSSTGRPGEESPQIFIRGQSSWNGGGQPLILVDGIERSMNDIDSGDIESLSVLKDASATAVYGVKGANGVILITTKRGRQGKAQLSLTASSAIKTLSRIPDKYDSYNSLVVANEAIERTVPVREEAWRSYTPVDILEKYRNPANDLERSIYPDVDWVDAMQKDFATDYRVNLSVAGGTKSVKYFGALSYQHVGDIFDAGGFDNGRDYKTNFNYNRFNYRSNIDFDITPTTRLSVNLSGYYGLQNTNQADPQLLYSSIYSLAPNLYTPIYEDGTYGRAITENFELSNPAVILTAKGFTKNHRVQVNSDFILDQKLDFLLKGLSFTGRLSYDNNFRGEGGIVEDNPGGLDNVVYKIYDQDGTPQIVSPVGTNQFDFVLNPWEQNGLAIQDWETSRRLFYQLSFNYNRTFAEKHNTTVLMLMNREEYAIGSMFPRYREDWVARATYNYDSRYFIDVNGAYNGSEKYGPGYKFELFPSVAVGWMLSNEPFMESVTWLDKFKIRGSYGVVGDDSAGERWAYLSQWSSGGTAYLNNVNPYGNQSPYTFRSEDIIGNPNLQWETSEKTNIGFELSVLKNSLSLEVDVFKEDRHDIIVPADSRSVPSFFGFQPADFNIGETTVEGIEVSLDYKKQLTQNWDIWSNIAYTKAKDEIIFKEDPLLKPSYQKEEGFAIGQPRVNIRGDILTSWDDVYGATPQENSQETRRPGYYDEIDFNGDGVINADDAVPFGYTVRPQNTYNLTLGTGYKNFSFMVQFYGVSNATKNYTDRTFMLETPLFFEEKSDYWSVDNPDGEEVLPAWLGTGGAIDPYRNWYDASFVRLKNIELAYTFKAKNGSNYRVYVSGNDLAFWSDLPDDRQDNMGPTASEYRGDYPTFKRYNIGLNINF; encoded by the coding sequence ATGAAAATCAAACTTTTGGTAATGGTTGTTTTGTTTTTCCCTATTGCACTTATAGCAAATGATCTTCCACAAGACCTTATAACAGTAACTGGAACAATTACCGAAGAAGATACAGGACAACCGATCATAGGTGCCAGTGTACTTTTACAAGGCACTACCAAAGGGGTTATGACCGATTTTGATGGTAACTATTCTATAGATGTTCCAGAGGATGGTACGTTAATAATCAGTTATATCGGTTACGCCAAGCAAACCATTAAGGTGGCGTCTCGAACCGAAATAGATGTGGTTATGGCATCAGAGGCTTCTGAGTTAGATGAGGTTATTGTGGTGGGTTATGGTACCCAAACCAAAGAAAGTGTAGTTGGCTCCATTGCGCAAGTTTCTGGTGCTGATCTTATGCAATCAGGTGGTGTATCTACAGTTGGTCAGGCATTGACCGGTCGTTTGCCTGGTGTAACCACGGTGTCATCAACAGGCCGTCCGGGAGAAGAATCACCTCAGATATTCATTCGTGGGCAAAGTTCTTGGAACGGTGGAGGTCAACCGCTAATCTTGGTAGATGGTATAGAACGTAGTATGAACGATATAGACTCTGGAGATATAGAAAGTCTATCCGTTTTAAAAGATGCTTCTGCAACGGCGGTGTATGGGGTAAAGGGTGCAAATGGAGTTATCCTTATTACAACAAAAAGGGGTAGACAAGGAAAGGCGCAACTATCGCTTACTGCAAGTTCAGCTATAAAAACACTTTCTAGAATCCCGGATAAATATGACTCTTACAACAGTTTGGTCGTTGCTAATGAAGCCATTGAGCGAACGGTGCCGGTGCGTGAAGAAGCATGGCGAAGTTATACGCCCGTGGATATCTTGGAGAAATACCGTAATCCTGCAAATGATTTAGAGCGGAGTATTTATCCAGATGTTGATTGGGTAGATGCCATGCAAAAAGATTTTGCCACTGATTATAGAGTAAACTTATCTGTTGCCGGTGGAACAAAATCTGTAAAATATTTTGGAGCTCTTTCCTATCAACACGTAGGTGATATTTTTGATGCGGGAGGTTTTGATAACGGAAGGGATTATAAAACAAACTTTAACTATAACCGTTTTAATTACAGAAGTAATATTGACTTTGATATTACGCCAACCACGCGTTTATCTGTTAATCTTTCCGGTTACTACGGCTTGCAAAACACGAACCAGGCGGATCCCCAGCTATTGTATAGTAGTATCTATTCATTAGCTCCTAACTTATATACGCCTATTTATGAAGATGGTACCTACGGCAGGGCTATTACAGAGAATTTTGAATTGAGCAACCCTGCCGTGATATTAACGGCAAAAGGATTTACTAAAAATCACCGTGTTCAAGTCAACAGTGATTTTATTTTAGACCAAAAATTAGATTTTCTTTTAAAAGGTCTAAGCTTCACTGGCCGGTTATCGTATGATAATAATTTTAGGGGAGAAGGCGGTATTGTGGAAGACAACCCGGGCGGATTAGATAATGTGGTCTATAAAATTTACGACCAAGACGGCACTCCACAAATTGTTTCTCCCGTAGGTACTAATCAGTTTGATTTTGTTTTGAACCCTTGGGAACAGAACGGTCTTGCCATTCAAGACTGGGAAACTAGTAGACGTCTTTTCTATCAACTTTCCTTTAACTACAATAGAACCTTTGCCGAAAAGCATAATACTACGGTGTTAATGTTAATGAACAGGGAAGAGTATGCCATTGGTAGTATGTTTCCTAGATACCGTGAGGATTGGGTTGCCCGTGCCACGTACAATTATGATAGCCGCTATTTTATCGATGTAAATGGAGCTTACAATGGTTCCGAAAAATATGGTCCCGGTTATAAATTTGAGTTGTTTCCATCGGTAGCTGTGGGCTGGATGCTTAGTAACGAACCGTTCATGGAGTCTGTTACATGGTTGGATAAGTTTAAAATAAGAGGTTCCTATGGTGTTGTTGGTGATGATAGTGCGGGTGAAAGATGGGCTTACCTCTCCCAATGGTCCAGTGGCGGTACGGCATACCTTAATAATGTTAATCCATACGGGAATCAATCTCCATATACTTTCCGTTCAGAGGATATTATCGGTAATCCTAATCTACAGTGGGAAACCTCGGAGAAAACCAATATAGGTTTTGAATTATCCGTACTTAAAAATAGCCTTTCTCTAGAAGTGGATGTTTTTAAGGAAGATCGACATGACATCATCGTACCTGCCGATTCCCGAAGTGTTCCCAGTTTCTTTGGCTTCCAACCAGCAGATTTTAACATTGGAGAAACAACGGTAGAAGGAATTGAAGTTTCCTTGGATTATAAAAAGCAACTGACTCAAAATTGGGATATCTGGTCAAACATTGCCTATACCAAAGCAAAAGATGAAATTATCTTTAAAGAAGACCCTTTATTAAAACCTAGTTATCAAAAAGAAGAAGGTTTCGCTATTGGCCAGCCAAGAGTGAATATTAGGGGAGATATCTTAACATCTTGGGATGATGTATATGGAGCAACCCCACAAGAGAATAGCCAGGAAACAAGAAGACCAGGGTATTATGATGAAATTGACTTTAATGGCGATGGGGTGATAAATGCAGATGATGCAGTGCCTTTTGGTTACACGGTAAGGCCACAAAACACCTACAATCTAACACTAGGTACCGGGTATAAAAACTTTTCGTTTATGGTGCAGTTTTACGGGGTAAGCAATGCAACCAAAAACTATACGGATAGAACCTTTATGCTCGAAACCCCGTTATTCTTTGAAGAGAAATCTGATTATTGGAGTGTAGATAATCCAGATGGAGAAGAAGTGCTTCCGGCCTGGCTTGGTACTGGCGGGGCCATCGATCCCTATCGTAATTGGTATGATGCCTCTTTTGTGCGACTCAAGAATATAGAATTGGCCTATACCTTTAAAGCGAAAAACGGAAGTAATTATAGGGTTTACGTGAGTGGTAACGATTTGGCCTTCTGGTCGGATTTACCAGATGACAGACAAGATAACATGGGGCCAACGGCATCGGAATATCGTGGTGATTACCCTACGTTCAAAAGATACAACATAGGTCTAAACATTAACTTTTAA
- a CDS encoding 3-keto-disaccharide hydrolase: MRCENNRRVHKQMIYGLIALSLFVNSQSCIEKKQTFSESKNKVPKQNDGFVDIFDGETLAGWKGDTNYWRVENGNLVGEVTPETLLKRNTFIVWQGNQPSDFELKLEFKITEAGNSGINYRSNLIDTIPYALKGYQADIDGLRKYTGQNYEEKKRATLAYRGESVHIKSEDNPEASGSLKANIKNNCWQSREVVGSLEDSDSLKTKIKSEDWNKMHLVIKGNRLQHYVNGFLMSDVLDNDTVNRKLKGYLGVQVHVGPPMKVEFRNIRLKLL, from the coding sequence ATGAGGTGTGAAAATAACAGACGTGTGCACAAACAAATGATTTATGGCCTTATTGCTCTTTCTCTATTTGTAAATTCTCAATCTTGCATAGAAAAGAAACAGACTTTTAGTGAGTCTAAAAATAAAGTGCCAAAGCAGAATGATGGTTTTGTTGACATTTTTGATGGCGAAACCTTAGCCGGTTGGAAAGGGGATACCAACTACTGGCGTGTAGAAAATGGAAATCTAGTAGGTGAGGTGACACCTGAAACCCTTTTAAAAAGGAATACATTTATTGTTTGGCAAGGAAATCAACCTAGTGATTTTGAACTGAAATTAGAATTCAAAATAACGGAAGCTGGAAATAGCGGAATTAATTATAGGAGTAATTTAATTGATACGATTCCTTACGCTTTAAAAGGCTACCAAGCGGATATTGATGGGTTAAGGAAATACACAGGGCAGAACTACGAGGAGAAAAAAAGAGCAACTTTAGCTTATCGTGGAGAAAGCGTACATATTAAAAGTGAAGACAACCCAGAAGCCTCTGGCTCGCTAAAAGCTAATATTAAGAATAATTGTTGGCAGAGTAGAGAAGTAGTTGGCTCTTTAGAAGATTCTGATAGCTTAAAGACTAAAATTAAAAGTGAAGATTGGAACAAAATGCATTTGGTCATTAAAGGCAATCGCCTTCAACATTATGTAAACGGTTTTTTAATGAGTGATGTACTGGACAATGATACGGTAAACAGAAAGTTGAAGGGGTATTTAGGGGTTCAAGTTCATGTGGGACCGCCAATGAAAGTAGAGTTTAGAAACATAAGATTAAAGCTTTTGTAG